A stretch of Methanocalculus natronophilus DNA encodes these proteins:
- a CDS encoding DNA double-strand break repair nuclease NurA, protein MKGTYVQDLIRVVADIKQRRCNLSPTGFIAEQGIGSDDYVRIVPADDRAITAVDGSNATVYSTPFFTLDVFRGAVTGYARQERVMLRQTPLRIFRIGDGQDEDYADVHRDYFGCEPAVPLDMGDTLAAEAAFRDTIEYGLAMAAAREASPGTLLLLDGALYAEHPSHAPILDAITDTCRERGLLLAAVTKNAGATWDGKQPLVPAAVKGAATLGIQPPWYLKVKEGYVACLHSSSARGFLVTVPDAYGDEEVSAVCSALSSYAGDGRVVGYPYPLMDAHRYAVIRHDLVRHVRNDIIAGCATQSINYLDYEDILGDYHDELNRY, encoded by the coding sequence ATGAAAGGAACATATGTCCAGGATCTTATCCGGGTGGTTGCGGATATCAAACAGAGGAGATGTAATCTCAGCCCGACCGGTTTTATCGCAGAGCAGGGTATCGGATCAGATGATTATGTGCGGATTGTGCCGGCTGACGATCGTGCCATCACCGCAGTTGACGGGAGCAATGCCACCGTCTACTCCACCCCGTTCTTTACACTTGATGTATTCCGGGGTGCCGTCACCGGGTATGCCCGACAGGAGCGGGTGATGCTCAGGCAGACACCGCTTCGGATCTTTCGGATTGGTGATGGCCAGGACGAGGACTATGCCGACGTCCACAGGGATTATTTTGGATGCGAACCCGCTGTTCCTCTTGATATGGGTGATACCCTGGCAGCAGAGGCCGCGTTTCGCGATACCATCGAGTACGGCCTTGCCATGGCTGCCGCACGGGAAGCCTCACCCGGGACCCTTCTCCTCCTTGATGGCGCCCTCTATGCCGAACATCCCTCACATGCCCCGATCCTTGATGCCATCACCGATACCTGCCGGGAACGCGGTCTCCTTCTTGCGGCTGTGACAAAGAATGCTGGCGCAACCTGGGATGGGAAGCAGCCTCTTGTCCCGGCTGCAGTGAAGGGTGCTGCAACACTTGGGATCCAGCCACCCTGGTACCTGAAGGTGAAGGAGGGCTATGTTGCCTGTCTCCATTCCAGCTCTGCCCGTGGGTTCCTGGTCACGGTGCCGGATGCCTATGGCGACGAGGAGGTCTCGGCTGTCTGTTCAGCACTCTCATCCTATGCCGGAGACGGGCGTGTTGTCGGATACCCCTATCCCCTGATGGATGCCCACCGGTATGCGGTGATCAGACATGATCTGGTGCGGCATGTCCGAAATGACATCATCGCCGGCTGTGCAACCCAGTCGATCAACTACCTGGATTATGAAGATATTCTTGGAGATTATCATGACGAACTTAATCGATACTAA
- a CDS encoding ATP-binding protein, whose translation MTNLIDTNTPDAAKFRLIGQTHASYRCAVPYTSEIFLGDLLAIIDEEKQFTFYAKVTGIQHSSNFADANWDTRPHTTHFYNLGEDVFLMLEATPLGYLDAAGNFRRPKTVPTKFSHVRIAREDDFAFLDAYMGTIGVGLVRNGTGTVRTANVGLHPHDLNQHMGVFATTGMGKSNFMKVFSASCMKEQPFGLLMVDPHGEYLKGRPSPDGSQNPGLLHYKDGADGLAVFSTRDEKTILRYGASTLSIAYDDFRPADLYPIFEFTEPQVEILETIGDITGSEMIDFFQETDFTEDWHKKYTGSNPGLARRLKEFHELSLRSVKRKLEILTRQNSFFRRSGSSVNAIRAALSDRKVVLIDIPGMREQSELFILSLLTRIFLNERRNSGFGSDDQHQSGQVLIAIEEAQRVLGPGRGTAVFRECAMEGRKFGIGLCVITQQPKNIDPRILAQINTYVVLGLSDRGDRQMIASSAKQDLSPLDGEIQTLERGEAVISTLSVPFPISCRIHPFDRYIKEPSMKKNDSLRKGLEKSF comes from the coding sequence ATGACGAACTTAATCGATACTAATACACCCGATGCAGCTAAATTCCGGCTTATCGGCCAGACCCATGCAAGCTACCGGTGTGCTGTTCCCTATACAAGCGAGATCTTTCTTGGTGATCTCCTGGCAATCATTGATGAGGAGAAGCAGTTCACGTTCTATGCCAAAGTGACCGGTATACAGCATTCAAGCAATTTTGCGGATGCAAACTGGGATACACGGCCGCACACCACCCACTTTTACAACCTTGGCGAGGATGTCTTCCTCATGCTTGAGGCAACTCCGCTTGGATATCTTGATGCCGCCGGGAACTTCCGACGCCCAAAGACAGTGCCAACCAAGTTCTCTCATGTCAGGATTGCCAGGGAAGATGATTTTGCCTTTCTTGATGCGTATATGGGCACAATCGGGGTCGGGCTTGTCAGGAACGGAACCGGCACAGTCAGAACCGCAAACGTTGGTCTCCACCCCCATGATCTCAACCAGCATATGGGTGTCTTTGCAACGACCGGGATGGGCAAGAGCAACTTTATGAAGGTCTTTTCCGCCTCATGCATGAAAGAGCAGCCCTTTGGGCTTTTAATGGTCGATCCTCATGGGGAATATCTCAAGGGGCGCCCATCACCCGATGGCAGCCAGAACCCGGGGCTTCTCCACTACAAGGACGGGGCTGATGGTCTTGCGGTCTTCTCAACCCGCGATGAGAAGACGATCCTGCGGTATGGTGCATCCACCCTGAGCATCGCCTATGATGATTTTCGCCCCGCAGATCTCTATCCAATCTTTGAGTTTACCGAACCACAGGTAGAGATCCTTGAGACAATTGGCGATATCACCGGATCAGAGATGATCGATTTCTTCCAGGAGACCGATTTCACTGAGGACTGGCACAAAAAATACACCGGATCAAATCCGGGGCTGGCCCGCAGGCTGAAAGAGTTCCATGAACTGTCGCTCCGGTCGGTGAAGCGGAAACTTGAGATCCTGACACGGCAGAACTCTTTCTTCCGGAGGTCGGGATCTTCAGTGAATGCCATCAGGGCAGCCCTCAGTGACAGGAAAGTGGTTTTAATTGATATACCGGGGATGCGGGAACAGTCCGAGCTCTTTATCCTCTCACTTCTGACCCGGATTTTTCTCAATGAACGGAGAAACAGCGGCTTTGGAAGTGATGATCAGCACCAGTCCGGACAGGTCCTGATTGCCATTGAGGAGGCACAGCGTGTCCTTGGTCCTGGTCGCGGAACAGCGGTATTTCGTGAATGTGCAATGGAGGGGAGAAAATTCGGGATAGGCCTCTGTGTGATCACCCAGCAGCCGAAGAATATTGATCCCAGGATACTTGCCCAGATCAACACCTATGTGGTTCTCGGTCTCTCTGACCGTGGTGACAGGCAAATGATTGCCTCAAGTGCAAAACAGGATTTATCCCCCCTTGATGGGGAGATCCAGACACTTGAACGGGGAGAAGCGGTGATCAGCACCCTCTCGGTTCCGTTCCCGATCAGCTGTCGGATCCATCCTTTTGACCGGTATATCAAGGAACCGTCAATGAAGAAGAATGATTCTCTCAGGAAAGGTTTGGAGAAGAGTTTTTAA
- a CDS encoding nucleotide-binding protein, with product MKIGNITVRLTIVHLGAFLFFTAIFFFSFYTTRDWTMLLWGIPTLLLILTIPLAMNYMSQSQYQNLRPVYEAEARKVRANEINEGLMSKPVRYEGVVERVYFKFLNRPQFLIGDRTGEVSVKMFTSPEEDINKDDVVEVLGQVMKRYVISGDPVINCVSIRKKTVKTSAESGRKEKKKKEN from the coding sequence ATGAAGATTGGGAATATTACGGTGAGGCTGACGATCGTCCATCTGGGCGCATTCCTCTTCTTCACCGCGATCTTCTTTTTCTCATTTTACACAACCAGAGACTGGACAATGCTCCTCTGGGGCATCCCGACACTGCTGCTCATCCTGACCATTCCGCTTGCCATGAACTACATGAGCCAGAGCCAGTACCAGAACCTCAGGCCTGTCTATGAGGCAGAGGCACGGAAGGTGCGGGCAAATGAGATCAATGAAGGGCTGATGAGCAAGCCTGTCAGGTATGAGGGTGTCGTTGAGCGGGTCTATTTCAAGTTCTTAAACAGACCCCAGTTTTTGATTGGAGATCGGACCGGTGAAGTATCTGTCAAGATGTTCACATCTCCCGAAGAAGACATCAACAAGGATGATGTCGTCGAGGTTCTCGGCCAGGTGATGAAACGATATGTCATCTCCGGAGACCCGGTCATCAACTGTGTCTCTATCAGAAAAAAGACAGTCAAGACGTCTGCTGAGAGTGGAAGAAAAGAGAAAAAGAAGAAAGAAAATTAA
- a CDS encoding formate/nitrite transporter family protein has product MVFHPPVQIVAKAGDAGKYKAGLPYWNMLLRGFMSGAYIAMGGGLATVCSTGVHEAISPGFGQLIMGAVFPVGLIITVMTGAELFTGDAMLAPMAAFIHKISWASVLNLWVWVYIGNVIGSILYAYLMAMGPLTAFDAAGVGTVTVFGERAIAIGWAKVNYPLVAMVQWDLFWKAVGCNWLVNLAVLLGICADDAIGKIAGIWFPIMAFVSSGLEHSIANIYFLPAAIFTQAYATPEQMAIYANNAIELNWVTMWTNNVIMVTIGNIVGGLLFVGVIYWIAFRKEMAALK; this is encoded by the coding sequence ATGGTATTTCATCCTCCAGTGCAGATAGTTGCCAAGGCAGGAGATGCAGGCAAGTATAAAGCAGGCTTGCCATACTGGAACATGCTCCTTCGAGGATTCATGTCCGGTGCATACATCGCCATGGGTGGTGGCCTTGCAACTGTGTGCAGTACAGGTGTTCACGAAGCCATAAGTCCAGGGTTTGGACAGCTTATTATGGGAGCTGTGTTCCCTGTCGGTCTTATTATCACCGTCATGACCGGTGCTGAACTGTTTACCGGAGACGCGATGCTTGCCCCAATGGCTGCTTTTATCCATAAGATCAGCTGGGCAAGTGTCCTGAACCTCTGGGTATGGGTCTATATCGGAAACGTCATCGGATCGATACTGTATGCGTACCTTATGGCAATGGGCCCCCTGACAGCCTTTGATGCTGCGGGTGTAGGTACGGTGACGGTATTTGGTGAACGAGCGATTGCTATAGGTTGGGCGAAGGTGAATTATCCGCTTGTAGCAATGGTTCAATGGGATCTCTTCTGGAAGGCTGTCGGCTGTAACTGGCTTGTCAACCTTGCAGTGCTGCTTGGTATCTGTGCTGATGACGCCATCGGCAAGATTGCAGGTATCTGGTTCCCAATCATGGCATTCGTTTCGAGCGGACTCGAGCACAGTATCGCCAACATCTACTTCCTTCCGGCGGCTATCTTCACCCAGGCGTATGCGACCCCTGAGCAGATGGCTATCTATGCAAATAATGCCATAGAACTTAATTGGGTCACCATGTGGACAAACAACGTCATCATGGTTACCATAGGCAACATCGTCGGAGGATTGCTCTTCGTTGGTGTCATCTACTGGATTGCATTCCGCAAAGAGATGGCAGCATTAAAGTAA
- a CDS encoding hydantoinase/oxoprolinase family protein — MIGIDIGGANTKIVTDDEVIIRYCPLWKEAPIGEMLSGIEGEAAVVMSGELADCFYSKAEGIRFIVDAVLDVLPDARFYGTDGRFHTEPVPQLAAANWLASADFLKDHYPDGILLDFGSTTADIVPLSPFRELPGRTDLSRLRAGMLVYCGMLRTPVASLLQAVTIAGEETPLSTEYFAQAADAHLVLGHITPREYTVPAPDGKEATRELSLARLARSVCADTDEIGEQGAVAIAEAFWEAEKTLFRKSLERFGSKPVLAAGIGAELIHQTFGGINLNQEPGSSAEALPAYAVREVAIRDGF, encoded by the coding sequence ATGATAGGCATAGACATCGGAGGAGCAAACACAAAGATTGTCACAGACGATGAGGTCATCATCCGGTACTGCCCTCTCTGGAAAGAGGCTCCAATTGGTGAGATGCTTTCAGGCATTGAAGGGGAGGCTGCAGTGGTGATGAGCGGAGAGCTCGCTGACTGCTTTTATTCCAAGGCTGAGGGGATCCGGTTCATCGTTGATGCAGTTCTGGACGTTCTGCCTGATGCCCGATTCTATGGAACAGATGGAAGGTTCCATACCGAACCCGTCCCGCAGCTTGCAGCCGCGAACTGGCTTGCATCAGCCGATTTCCTCAAGGACCACTATCCTGACGGTATTCTCCTTGATTTTGGGAGCACCACTGCAGATATCGTTCCGCTCTCCCCCTTTAGAGAGCTGCCCGGCCGTACCGATCTCTCCCGGCTGCGAGCAGGAATGCTCGTCTACTGCGGCATGCTGAGAACACCGGTTGCATCGCTTCTCCAAGCAGTCACTATCGCAGGCGAGGAGACCCCGCTCTCGACTGAGTATTTTGCGCAGGCAGCAGATGCCCATCTTGTGCTTGGCCATATCACTCCACGGGAATATACCGTGCCTGCACCTGATGGAAAAGAGGCAACCAGGGAGCTGAGCCTTGCGAGACTTGCCCGATCCGTCTGCGCAGATACAGACGAGATCGGGGAGCAGGGTGCTGTTGCGATAGCAGAAGCATTCTGGGAGGCTGAGAAAACCCTCTTCCGGAAGTCGCTTGAGCGGTTTGGATCAAAGCCTGTGCTTGCAGCAGGAATCGGGGCAGAACTGATTCACCAGACCTTTGGCGGGATCAACCTCAACCAGGAGCCTGGATCATCTGCTGAAGCACTCCCCGCATATGCTGTCAGGGAGGTGGCGATACGAGACGGTTTCTGA
- a CDS encoding ATP-grasp domain-containing protein yields the protein MKVLLAEYTKFHDPVLAPEGEAMLTTLRRSFEALGYDVLSPTTGDFAEEIARLAPDCRYGLIIAPDHLLAGFTSVMEGVTHNVGTDSTNAAVCANKRLSARLLAEHGIDVPREVTSGRRVIKPIRGSGSMKIRIRDEEPGEAEFGQEILTGDHISVSVIASRVVGDACSFYTGAPPLVLAINRQRIDTDDDGIITYLGGETPIEHPRAEEIRETAEKVVTTLGCQGYIGIDMIVGERITVVDVNPRITTSLIGIAGVMEEEIADLLIKASEGVRLPPVHLNGSVAFDTRGGMTRQ from the coding sequence ATGAAGGTACTCCTGGCAGAGTATACAAAATTCCATGACCCCGTGCTTGCACCGGAAGGTGAAGCGATGCTGACGACGCTCAGGCGGAGTTTTGAGGCGCTTGGATATGACGTCCTCTCCCCGACAACGGGAGATTTTGCTGAAGAAATCGCACGGCTTGCCCCCGACTGCAGGTATGGACTGATTATTGCTCCTGATCACCTGCTCGCAGGTTTTACCAGTGTGATGGAAGGTGTGACGCATAATGTGGGCACCGACAGTACAAACGCAGCTGTCTGTGCAAACAAACGCCTCTCAGCACGCCTTCTCGCAGAACATGGAATCGATGTCCCCCGGGAAGTCACCAGCGGCAGGCGGGTGATCAAGCCGATCCGGGGATCAGGTTCAATGAAGATCAGAATACGCGATGAAGAGCCCGGAGAAGCCGAATTTGGCCAGGAAATACTCACAGGAGATCATATTTCTGTCTCGGTTATTGCCTCACGGGTCGTCGGCGATGCATGCAGCTTCTATACCGGCGCACCACCACTAGTCCTTGCAATCAACAGGCAGAGAATTGATACAGATGACGACGGCATCATCACCTATCTCGGAGGTGAGACGCCGATTGAACACCCGCGGGCAGAGGAGATCAGGGAGACTGCAGAGAAAGTCGTGACGACACTCGGGTGCCAGGGCTATATCGGCATTGACATGATTGTCGGTGAGAGGATCACTGTTGTGGATGTCAATCCACGGATCACAACAAGCCTGATCGGAATAGCCGGGGTGATGGAGGAGGAGATTGCTGACCTGTTGATCAAGGCCTCAGAAGGTGTCAGGCTTCCCCCGGTGCACCTGAATGGATCAGTTGCCTTCGACACACGTGGAGGGATGACCAGGCAATGA
- the surE gene encoding 5'/3'-nucleotidase SurE: MKPTVLLTNDDGVSSGGLWAAYAALSEIAEVTVVAPATQQSAVGRSISIFEPIRLHKVIINGFPAYAVDGKPTDAVIIGLYALRLNPDLVVSGINIGENLSFESIMTSGTVGAALEAANQGPRAVAFSLQVNDQGMKFDDPRSDMMHDDSIGDVVKDVCSTIFEKGFPEHTDVLNVNIPAEIKGGYEVTRLAHTLFHTGVEERFDPRGRPYYWIDGPLVEDAEEGTDVHAVRQGRISLTPITLDCTAPAAFEGLRKQFC, from the coding sequence ATGAAACCAACTGTCCTGCTGACAAACGACGATGGTGTCTCTTCAGGAGGGCTCTGGGCTGCATATGCTGCTCTGTCCGAGATTGCCGAGGTGACCGTGGTTGCCCCGGCAACGCAACAGAGCGCGGTTGGACGATCAATCTCCATCTTCGAGCCGATCCGGCTGCATAAGGTCATTATCAACGGATTCCCGGCCTATGCTGTTGATGGGAAACCAACTGATGCGGTCATCATCGGGCTCTATGCCCTCAGGCTCAATCCTGACCTCGTTGTTTCAGGGATTAATATCGGAGAAAATCTCAGCTTTGAATCTATTATGACCTCAGGCACTGTCGGTGCCGCACTTGAAGCTGCAAACCAGGGACCTCGTGCTGTGGCATTCTCTCTCCAGGTGAATGACCAGGGGATGAAGTTCGATGATCCAAGGTCGGATATGATGCATGACGACTCTATTGGGGATGTCGTAAAGGATGTCTGCTCCACGATCTTTGAGAAGGGGTTCCCTGAGCATACCGATGTCCTGAATGTCAATATCCCTGCCGAGATCAAAGGTGGCTATGAGGTGACCCGGCTTGCCCATACACTCTTCCATACCGGTGTTGAGGAGCGTTTCGATCCGCGTGGGCGGCCATATTACTGGATTGACGGCCCTCTTGTCGAGGATGCCGAGGAGGGAACAGATGTCCATGCGGTCAGGCAGGGGCGGATATCGCTCACACCGATCACACTTGACTGCACTGCCCCGGCTGCATTTGAGGGATTGCGGAAGCAGTTCTGCTGA
- the rpiA gene encoding ribose-5-phosphate isomerase RpiA — MDEAKKDAGYRAADLVRDGMVIGLGTGSTVLYAMESIASRMCDEDLRIAGVPTSYEAAYRAVGLGIPLTTLDEHPVLDLAIDGADQVDPGKRMIKGRGAALLREKCVADAADQFVVIIDESKCVKKLHGQVPIEVLSFAQGSVVRQITDLGAQAAVRSGSGKDGPVVSDNGHLIMDCQFGALASPDDLELRLAVIPGLLESGLFTRYTGKTRVIIGGK, encoded by the coding sequence ATGGATGAAGCAAAAAAGGATGCAGGGTACCGGGCAGCTGATCTGGTCAGGGACGGGATGGTTATCGGTCTTGGAACCGGCTCAACCGTCCTCTATGCGATGGAGAGCATAGCTTCAAGGATGTGTGATGAGGATCTCCGGATTGCCGGCGTGCCGACATCATATGAAGCAGCATACCGGGCTGTCGGGCTGGGGATTCCACTCACCACGCTCGATGAGCACCCGGTTCTTGATCTCGCAATAGATGGTGCAGATCAGGTCGATCCCGGGAAGAGGATGATCAAAGGCCGGGGTGCTGCCCTTCTTCGTGAAAAGTGTGTGGCGGATGCGGCAGACCAGTTTGTGGTCATCATTGATGAATCAAAATGTGTGAAAAAACTCCATGGGCAGGTGCCAATCGAAGTTCTTTCCTTTGCACAAGGGTCTGTGGTTCGGCAGATAACTGATCTCGGCGCTCAGGCGGCCGTACGCTCAGGCTCCGGCAAGGACGGCCCTGTCGTCTCGGATAACGGACACCTGATCATGGACTGCCAGTTTGGGGCTCTCGCTTCGCCTGACGATCTTGAGCTGCGTCTTGCAGTCATACCCGGCCTTCTCGAATCCGGTCTCTTTACCCGGTATACCGGAAAAACAAGGGTTATTATTGGTGGAAAATAA
- a CDS encoding MarR family transcriptional regulator — protein sequence METGAFGTLTPKQEEIVTLLNGVGMKRNVAKVLVYLSELPEATSREIERATDLRQPEVSIAMRELKEQEWVNCRESKTENKGRPVKIYSISLGLNDITNILEQKKRQEAETQISMINRMRECIES from the coding sequence ATGGAAACAGGAGCATTCGGTACACTGACACCAAAGCAGGAGGAAATCGTAACTCTGCTCAATGGTGTCGGGATGAAGAGAAATGTAGCTAAAGTGCTTGTCTATCTTTCTGAACTCCCGGAGGCAACGTCACGTGAGATTGAACGTGCAACTGATCTTCGCCAGCCTGAAGTGAGTATCGCGATGCGGGAACTCAAAGAACAGGAATGGGTCAACTGCCGTGAGAGCAAGACAGAAAATAAGGGACGGCCGGTGAAGATCTACTCGATTTCTCTTGGCTTAAATGATATCACCAATATCCTTGAGCAGAAGAAGCGCCAGGAAGCAGAAACCCAGATATCCATGATCAACCGGATGCGCGAGTGCATCGAATCATAA
- a CDS encoding TATA-box-binding protein has translation MTFNPEDSLKIENIVASAKVTDFLDLPSLAAEIKGAEYNKKRFPGVVLRMQNPKIAALVFGSGKVVLTGAKSIDSLNQGLEILGGLLRDLKIDIPEKLTYKIQNIVTSADLGTPINLNKIAVGFNLDRIEYEPEQFPGLVYRLEEPKVVVLLFGSGKLIITGGKQPEDAKGAVQRILNDLSNLGMI, from the coding sequence ATGACATTCAATCCCGAGGATTCTCTCAAGATTGAAAATATCGTTGCATCGGCAAAAGTTACCGATTTTCTCGATCTTCCATCACTTGCTGCTGAGATAAAGGGTGCTGAATATAATAAGAAGCGGTTTCCTGGCGTCGTCCTGAGGATGCAGAACCCAAAGATCGCTGCTCTTGTTTTTGGTTCAGGGAAAGTTGTGCTCACCGGCGCAAAGAGCATCGACAGCCTGAACCAGGGACTGGAGATACTCGGGGGGCTGCTCAGGGATCTGAAGATAGACATCCCTGAGAAACTCACCTATAAAATTCAGAACATCGTCACCTCAGCCGATCTGGGAACTCCGATTAACCTCAACAAAATTGCTGTTGGCTTCAATCTTGACAGAATCGAGTATGAACCCGAACAGTTCCCCGGACTGGTATACCGGCTCGAAGAGCCAAAGGTTGTTGTCCTCCTCTTTGGATCAGGCAAACTGATCATAACAGGCGGAAAGCAGCCCGAAGATGCAAAGGGAGCTGTTCAGAGAATCTTAAATGATCTCTCAAATCTCGGGATGATATAA
- the acs gene encoding acetate--CoA ligase: MTEKQVKLSTKTYMPDPIFCKDAFVKDADHVYQGYLTDPDGFWARISNELEWFQPFDTVKDWQHPFARWFVNGKTNISFNCLDRHIGSHRRNKVALFWQGDDGTTKSYTYWQLLREVERFANGLKSLGVAKGDTVCIYMPNVPEQVIAMLACARIGAVHSVVFAGFGSDALHARITGAGAKVVITADASIRRGKTIPLKPILEEALINATTVDHVVVYRSQSPKINLIPDFEWDFYELMERSVKTCAPESMDAEDPLFILYTSGTTGQPKGIVHTTGGYMVGTYYTSKYVLDIRDSDVFWCTADPGWITGHSYIVYGPLLMGATIFITEGTPDYPDPGIWWKYIEKFGVSILYTAPTAIRMFMRFGEEYPNQYDLSTLRLLGSVGEPLNPEAFEWYYHTIGKGRLPIIDTWWQTETGMHMITTMIGEPMKPGFAGKPIPGVLVDIVDKEGNPVPPGVSGQLIIKEPWPSMARMVHQNEERYRQYWSGPGNSFQASDLAVRDDEGYIMILGRSDDLIIVSGHNIGTAEVESALVAHKAVAEAAVVGIPDEMKGNRILAFVLLREGIVETPKLKQDLAYHVRITLGPIAVPSEIRVADSLPKTRSGKIMRRVLRAQELGEDPGDLSTIEE; this comes from the coding sequence ATGACCGAGAAACAGGTGAAGCTGAGTACAAAAACATACATGCCCGATCCCATCTTCTGTAAAGATGCGTTTGTCAAAGATGCTGACCATGTCTACCAGGGTTATCTCACTGATCCGGATGGATTCTGGGCTCGGATAAGCAATGAACTCGAATGGTTCCAGCCGTTTGATACCGTAAAAGACTGGCAGCACCCCTTTGCCCGCTGGTTTGTCAACGGAAAGACCAATATCTCCTTCAACTGCCTTGACAGGCATATCGGGAGCCACCGGAGGAACAAAGTCGCACTCTTCTGGCAGGGCGACGACGGAACAACAAAAAGCTATACCTACTGGCAGCTTCTCCGTGAGGTAGAGCGGTTTGCAAACGGACTGAAGAGCCTTGGCGTTGCAAAAGGCGATACCGTCTGCATCTACATGCCAAATGTCCCCGAGCAGGTTATCGCGATGCTTGCGTGTGCACGGATTGGAGCAGTCCATTCAGTTGTCTTTGCAGGATTTGGATCAGACGCACTCCATGCACGCATAACCGGGGCAGGAGCAAAAGTTGTCATTACTGCTGATGCCAGTATCAGGCGTGGAAAGACGATCCCGCTGAAGCCTATCCTTGAAGAGGCGCTTATCAATGCAACAACAGTCGACCATGTCGTTGTCTACCGGTCACAGAGCCCAAAGATCAACCTCATCCCCGATTTTGAGTGGGACTTTTACGAACTGATGGAGAGGAGTGTAAAAACATGTGCACCCGAGTCTATGGATGCCGAAGATCCGCTCTTCATCCTCTATACCTCCGGAACCACCGGGCAGCCCAAGGGCATTGTCCATACAACAGGAGGCTACATGGTCGGGACCTACTACACAAGCAAGTATGTCCTGGACATCAGGGACTCTGATGTCTTCTGGTGTACAGCCGATCCCGGATGGATCACCGGCCACTCCTATATCGTCTATGGGCCGCTTCTGATGGGCGCGACCATCTTTATCACCGAAGGAACGCCAGACTACCCGGATCCGGGCATCTGGTGGAAATATATCGAAAAATTCGGCGTCTCAATCCTCTACACCGCCCCAACAGCGATCCGGATGTTCATGAGGTTTGGAGAAGAGTATCCGAATCAATATGACCTCTCCACGCTGCGTCTGCTCGGATCGGTAGGTGAACCGCTGAATCCTGAGGCATTCGAATGGTATTACCATACGATTGGGAAAGGCAGACTCCCGATTATCGACACCTGGTGGCAGACCGAGACTGGCATGCACATGATCACCACTATGATCGGGGAGCCGATGAAGCCGGGATTTGCCGGGAAACCAATACCCGGTGTTCTTGTCGACATCGTCGATAAGGAGGGCAATCCCGTTCCTCCGGGCGTCTCCGGCCAGCTGATCATCAAGGAGCCCTGGCCATCAATGGCGCGTATGGTTCACCAGAATGAAGAGAGATACCGTCAGTACTGGAGCGGGCCTGGCAACAGCTTCCAGGCAAGCGATCTTGCGGTCAGGGATGACGAAGGGTACATCATGATCCTTGGGCGCTCAGACGACCTGATCATCGTCTCAGGCCATAACATCGGCACTGCCGAGGTGGAGAGCGCACTCGTCGCTCACAAGGCCGTTGCGGAGGCAGCAGTCGTTGGTATTCCTGATGAGATGAAAGGCAACCGGATCCTGGCATTTGTGCTCCTGCGGGAGGGGATCGTCGAGACGCCAAAACTCAAACAGGATCTCGCCTACCATGTCAGGATCACCCTCGGCCCGATTGCGGTTCCCTCCGAGATCAGGGTTGCCGACTCTCTGCCAAAGACACGAAGCGGCAAAATCATGAGGAGAGTCCTCAGGGCACAGGAACTCGGAGAAGATCCAGGGGATCTCTCGACCATCGAAGAATGA
- a CDS encoding transcription factor S: MRFCPECKSLMIARSGRMHCRRCDYSEEITDSESFQVTKERTEKEIVIVDDENKIATLPTCAMRCPECGHNTAYWWLRQLRSADESEVRFFRCVACEHTWREYD; the protein is encoded by the coding sequence ATGCGTTTTTGCCCAGAATGTAAGAGCCTCATGATCGCGCGCTCCGGACGGATGCACTGCCGCCGGTGTGACTATTCTGAAGAGATCACTGATTCGGAATCATTTCAGGTGACAAAGGAACGAACCGAGAAGGAGATCGTCATTGTTGATGATGAGAACAAGATCGCGACGCTCCCGACCTGTGCGATGAGATGTCCGGAATGCGGGCATAACACAGCATACTGGTGGCTTCGGCAGCTGCGCTCTGCTGACGAGAGTGAGGTCAGGTTCTTCCGGTGTGTTGCCTGTGAACACACCTGGCGGGAATACGATTAG